In Pyrus communis chromosome 8, drPyrComm1.1, whole genome shotgun sequence, one genomic interval encodes:
- the LOC137742861 gene encoding uncharacterized protein: protein MQMAQYQVRLDIEDAELMNVEAELVNSLMQYEHHGKSSHHGSVMGRSFVQHDREECHDRMMKDYFIERPRFPAHDFRRLFRMRRELFESILNAIVNHDHYFARKIDVVDHQSLSPHQKFTFAFRMLANGCSADLTNEYCRIAESTTIEKLKCLCQAIQAIYEATYLRKPNRKDLKRLLRKADKRGFLGMIGSLDCMHWECNSRAVITNQPSCSRLWHLTTRGFGMHSSALLDQTTISTFFGLLLCSIML from the coding sequence ATGCAGATGGCACAATACCAAGTAAGGCTTGACATTGAGGATGCAGAATTGATGAATGTCGAAGCTGAACTTGTAAACTCGCTTATGCAATATGAGCACCATGGCAAATCTAGCCATCATGGTTCTGTCATGGGGCGTTCATTTGTGCAACATGATAGAGAAGAGTGTCATGACCGaatgatgaaagattatttcatTGAGCGTCCGAGATTTCCTGCTCATGATTTTCGGAGGCTGTTTCGAATGAGGAGAGAGCTTTTTGAAAGCATCTTGAACGCAATTGTCAATCATGACCATTACTTTGCAAGGAAGATAGATGTCGTCGACCATCAAAGTctatcacctcatcagaagTTCACATTTGCATTTCGAATGCTAGCTAATGGGTGCTCTGCAGACTTAACTAACGAGTATTGCCGAATTGCGGAGAGTACTACTATTGAGAAACTGAAGTGCTTATGTCAGGCAATTCAAGCCATATATGAAGCCACATACCTTCGCAAGCCAAATCGTAAAGACTTGAAGAGGCTACTACGCAAGGCAGACAAAAGAGGCTTCCTTGGCATGATAGGAAGTCTCGATTGTATGCATTGGGAGTGCAATTCAAGGGCCGTCATAACAAACCAACCATCGTGCTCGAGGCTGTGGCATCTTACGACCCGTGGATTTGGCATGCATTCTTCGGCGCTCCTGGATCAAACAACGATATCAACGTTCTTTGGTCTTCTCCTCTGTTCGATAATGCTGTGA
- the LOC137742547 gene encoding G-type lectin S-receptor-like serine/threonine-protein kinase At4g27290, protein MELLCFMVFSICLLFPVSQTSSAADTITASQSLSDGKSLVSSPGGIFELGFFSPGISKSRYLGIWYKNIPVQTVIWVANRQSPINGSTGSLMINTTGHLVLVENNQTVIWSANSSKQANSQSPVLQLLDNGNLVLRDERDTNSGIYLWQSFDYPSDTLLPGMKLGWDLKTGLNRRVTAWKSPDDPSPGDFIWEMVLHNNPEPVMWKGSNEFLRSGPWNGVLFSGRPPKALPALNFTFVSNEDEVYMIFQMVNESLLGRMIMNQTISFRQQWIWSQAEQNWTLYGSFPRDPCDSYGHCGGNGNCVLGSSPICQCLERFVPASLEKWKLNDFSGGCVRGKPLNCKNDGFAKYHGLKLPDTTHSWINKNMNLDECRAKCLSNCSCSAYTNLDVRGGGSGCAIWFGDLVDIKQIPGGDEDIYIRISASELGGKDEKWKIGVIAASAFAVIVGMLFVGYCYILRFRGKKYLKGEDIEEQKEDDLELPLLDFTTIESATNYFSINNKLGEGGFGPVYKGRLVEGQEIAVKRLSRSSGQGIKEFKNEVILIAKLQHRNLVKLLGCCIQGEEKLLIYEYMPNKSLDYFLFDETRSKLLDWPQRFQIICGIARGLLYLHQDSRLRIIHRDLKPSNVLLDRDMNPKISDFGLAKTFGGDQTEGNTNRVVGTYGYMAPEYATEGQFSVKSDVFSFGILLLEIISGKKSKGFYHLNHRLNLIGNAWRLWKEGRPLELIDKGLGNSCTLSEVLRCIHVSLLCVQQQPEDRPTMSSVVQMLCSESTLPQPKEPGFVPEKGLLDGEFPLINEPSSNGLTITQLEAR, encoded by the exons ATGGAGCTCCTCTGTTTCATGGTTTTCAGTATTTGTTTGCTCTTCCCTGTGAGCCAAACTTCATCAGCTGCTGATACCATCACTGCATCTCAGTCCCTCAGCGATGGCAAATCGTTGGTTTCTTCTCCCGGCGGAATATTCGAGCTTGGTTTTTTCAGTCCAGGCATCTCCAAGTCTCGTTACTTGGGAATCTGGTACAAAAATATCCCAGTCCAAACCGTTATTTGGGTTGCAAATAGGCAGTCTCCAATCAATGGTTCCACTGGCAGTTTGATGATCAACACCACAGGGCATCTCGTCCTTGTCGAGAACAACCAGACAGTTATTTGGTCTGCGAATTCGTCGAAACAAGCCAACAGCCAGAGTCCTGTCCTGCAGCTGTTGGACAATGGCAATCTTGTCCTGAGAGACGAGAGAGATACCAACTCAGGGATCTACTTGTGGCAAAGCTTTGACTACCCTTCTGATACTTTACTGCCGGGAATGAAGCTCGGGTGGGACCTGAAAACCGGACTTAACCGGCGTGTAACAGCATGGAAGAGTCCGGACGACCCTTCTCCGGGGGACTTTATATGGGAGATGGTGCTGCACAACAATCCTGAGCCTGTTATGTGGAAAGGGTCTAATGAGTTCTTGAGAAGCGGTCCATGGAACGGTGTTTTGTTCAGTGGAAGACCCCCTAAGGCGCTTCCGGCTTTGAACTTCACTTTTGTCTCCAATGAGGATGAGGTTTACATGATATTTCAGATGGTGAACGAGTCGTTGCTTGGACggatgattatgaaccaaacCATATCATTTCGCCAGCAGTGGATTTGGTCACAGGCAGAACAGAATTGGACACTCTACGGATCGTTTCCAAGAGACCCTTGTGACAGTTATGGCCACTGTGGTGGCAATGGCAATTGTGTTCTTGGTTCATCCCCAATTTGTCAATGTTTGGAGAGGTTTGTTCCTGCGTCGCTTGAGAAGTGGAAATTGAACgatttttcaggaggttgcgtGAGAGGAAAACCGTTGAACTGCAAGAATGATGGGTTTGCTAAGTATCACGGGTTGAAATTGCCGGATACTACGCATAGTTGgataaataaaaacatgaaccTCGATGAATGCAGGGCCAAATGCTTATCGAATTGTTCTTGTTCGGCTTATACAAACTTGGATGTGAGAGGAGGAGGCAGCGGTTGCGCCATCTGGTTTGGTGATCTTGTTGATATTAAGCAAATCCCGGGTGGTGATGAAGATATATACATCAGGATATCTGCTTCAGAACTAG GAGGGAAAGACGAGAAATGGAAGATAGGAGTGATAGCTGCGTCTGCATTTGCTGTAATTGTTGGGATGCTCTTCGTTGGCTATTGTTACATTCTAAGATTCAGAGGCAAGAAATATCTCAAAG GTGAGGACATTGAGGAACAGAAGGAAGATGACCTGGAGCTGCCATTGCTCGACTTCACAACAATAGAGAGTGCCACTAATTACTTTTCGATCAACAATAAGCTTGGAGAAGGTGGTTTTGGACCTGTATACAAG GGTAGATTAGTAGAGGGACAGGAAATTGCAGTCAAGAGGCTTTCGAGAAGCTCTGGACAAGGAATAAAGGAGTTCAAAAATGAAGTAATACTGATTGCCAAACTTCAACACCGAAACCTTGTAAAGCTTCTTGGTTGTTGCATTCAGGGAGAGGAGAAATTGCTGATTTATGAATACATGCCCAACAAAAGCTTGGACTACTTCCTTTTCG ATGAAACACGGAGTAAGTTGTTAGATTGGCCTCAGCGCTTCCAAATTATCTGCGGGATTGCTAGGGGGCTTCTCTATCTTCATCAGGACTCCAGACTGAGGATTATACACAGAGACCTCAAACCAAGTAATGTTTTGCTCGATAGAGATATGAACCCGAAAATCTCAGATTTTGGTCTTGCTAAAACTTTTGGTGGGGATCAAACTGAAGGAAATACAAACAGAGTGGTTGGAACATA TGGTTACATGGCTCCTGAATATGCTACCGAAGGGCAGTTCTCTGTAAAATCTGATGTCTTTAGCTTCGGTATTTTACTGCTAGAGATAATCAGCGGAAAGAAAAGTAAAGGATTCTATCATCTGAACCACCGGCTTAACCTTATCGGAAAT GCATGGAGATTGTGGAAAGAAGGAAGGCCACTAGAACTGATTGATAAAGGGCTTGGGAACTCATGCACTCTATCAGAGGTGCTGCGATGCATCCACGTCAGTCTCTTGTGTGTGCAACAGCAGCCTGAGGACCGGCCAACCATGTCATCTGTCGTTCAGATGCTATGCAGCGAAAGCACCTTGCCTCAGCCTAAAGAACCAGGGTTTGTTCCGGAAAAGGGTTTACTCGACGGAGAGTTTCCCCTAATCAATGAACCGTCATCTAATGGATTAACCATTACACAGCTCGAGGCTCGTTGA